A region from the Lolium perenne isolate Kyuss_39 chromosome 4, Kyuss_2.0, whole genome shotgun sequence genome encodes:
- the LOC127295352 gene encoding putative F-box protein At5g38270 translates to MAEKLLCPTLSWSDIPLELAGLVLRLLPAYADRARFAAVCPQWRAAAQLITVPPPVPLLALPDGTFYSLPCTEPFHFAGCGFAGFKSACGSWLVFPRDDGCFLVNPFSRATVTLPSLSSVRLYPADADVNHIPVDPLRFTWLHIKDKNPQLSKLMLCSPNLVAAFVNHQGLGQILVCQPGASSWSVRAYDTCKGFEDMAFYQGRLYILSHHEHLSVVDISQDQTTGDPHVSRIVRIIKGNPFPLFPSEDNTRVDKKLYLVESRGALLMVRRKVCSRRILDKFVIARNKFEIFHADLKQPGWVNKTTLGDDQVLFLGRRCSQIVPVSQYGLLGDRICFLDDDEEYFNGRCYEDENASVGVYDVIGQVVSFPLPTVSWKRDGMRLATWLLPQN, encoded by the coding sequence ATGGCGGAGAAGCTTTTGTGCCCGACGCTGTCGTGGTCAGACATCCCACTGGAGCTGGCCGGGCTGGTGCTCCGCCTCCTGCCCGCGTACGCCGACCGTGCTCGCTTCGCCGCGGTCTGCCCCCAGTGGCGTGCTGCTGCGCAGCTGATCACGGTGCCGCCGCCGGTGCCACTGCTCGCTCTTCCTGATGGAACTTTCTACAGCCTCCCCTGCACCGAGCCCTTCCACTTTGCTGGCTGCGGCTTCGCGGGGTTCAAGAGCGCCTGTGGTAGCTGGCTCGTCTTTCCGCGTGATGATGGATGCTTCCTGGTCAACCCCTTCTCCAGGGCCACTGTAACGCTCCCTTCTCTGTCCAGCGTTAGGCTCTACCCCGCCGATGCTGATGTGAACCACATACCTGTGGACCCCCTTAGGTTCACATGGCTGCATATCAAGGACAAGAATCCCCAGTTGAGTAAGCTAATGTTGTGCTCGCCTAACCTGGTTGCTGCATTCGTCAACCATCAAGGCCTTGGTCAGATTCTAGTGTGTCAGCCAGGGGCTTCCTCGTGGTCAGTTCGAGCCTATGATACGTGTAAAGGATTTGAAGATATGGCGTTCTACCAGGGAAGGCTCTACATCCTTTCTCACCATGAGCATCTCTCTGTTGTAGACATCAGCCAGGACCAAACCACTGGTGATCCACATGTTTCTCGGATTGTACGGATCATCAAGGGCAATCCCTTTCCTTTGTTTCCGTCTGAAGACAACACTAGGGTCGATAAGAAGCTCTACCTGGTTGAATCGCGTGGTGCATTACTAATGGTTCGCAGGAAGGTTTGCTCCAGAAGGATACTTGATAAATTTGTGATTGCACGGAACAAGTTTGAGATTTTTCATGCTGACCTCAAGCAGCCAGGGTGGGTCAATAAGACGACCTTAGGGGATGACCAGGTTCTTTTTCTAGGCCGAAGGTGCTCCCAAATTGTTCCTGTCTCTCAGTATGGGTTGCTGGGAGACCGCATCTGCTTTttggatgatgatgaggagtactTCAATGGCCGCTGTTACGAGGATGAGAATGCTTCCGTTGGTGTCTATGATGTGATTGGCCAAGTGGTTTCCTTCCCTCTTCCAACCGTCTCTTGGAAGCGCGATGGGATGCGTCTCGCAACCTGGCTACTCCCTCAAAACTGA